One genomic window of Vibrio ziniensis includes the following:
- a CDS encoding beta strand repeat-containing protein: MDKSSLLSIANLAINQMIVIDKNGDLKIATIGEKLPEGTVIIQRGDEMISNDEFVTKIIGPNNEPQNVSDDVAQLLSALEEGQDPTQLGDELAPAAGGSQGSSLTDSASVERSASETIATTSFSTTGFESLGFSQTQSLALISLTSTSSNSAEIVTQNSAPNAENDTITVNEDTSITIDVLNNDIDEDGDALTIVSATVSEDEGTIEIVDGKLVFTPAENFNGEVSIEYTITDNQGGTDTAQVTVTVNAVNDAPTTTSVDLGSVEEDGSVLITTAQLLANASDIESDTLFISGLTASRGSLVDNGDGTWTYTPEADDDSAVSFSYTITDNGTTDGESDPQSVSGSATLDITPVNDAPTTSAVNLGSVEEDGSVLITTAQLLANASDIESDTLFISGLTASRGSLVDNGDGTWTYTPVADDDSAVSFSYTITDNGTTDGESDPQSVSGSATLDITPVNDAPTTTSVDLGSVEEDGSVLITTAQLLANASDIESDTLSISGLTASSGSLVDNGDGTWTYTPVADDDSAVSFSYTITDNGTTDGESDPQSVSGSATLDITPVNDAPTTTSVDLGSVEEDGSVLITTAQLLANASDIESDTLSISGLTASSGSLVDNGDGTWTYTPAANDDNVSFSYTITDNGETNGVADPKSVQGSAVLEVNNIPTIDLNFDTSEDATHSVSVSAETSGTDVIGYYIVNDDGTISQKGAIVSTNNWNSASYEDGIAALLASGGTVYLFAVTLTSSSVIAAVSNGDFDVNSDGTVTVSSSSSSSSTVTSTALDDLLDVANLGLVVSNNTLTSTNDDVEVTYDSRTNTYTVSIDGVSYEGVTVSSGGSIVLDDFRVVINDDGDINIGIEDWTDNDYNDLAITFSGYDVGVDADVSGTVGVPVSIVSENIAIGDDENAISSVTLTVSTVDGELFIGGSAIDSETSTVIVSGQEYVVSISNGTYTFTSIDDSGNEVSATTEQYEELLQSITYSSEIEGYGTITITVTDDAGQTATATSTIYVESDGSSDSIHIQDDTLSYSQSYGGNGETVQYNNGGNHTVEIELDSSVSTITVSLADKDSGKNGNEYGQWTVYGENEDGTINYDSVIAYGTFSVDDDGGISDAVVTYPQDGSFTVEVDGSSITISSGSTVIENVVFSAVSPGSHYYVTGYSTSYAITNNTITIAAATLLANDTTTSGATLSLLASSLTSDDSNVSDIAYDETTGSIIITLVDGVSSSDDSVDISFSYKATDGTLISDAATVTLSATSNGSDTSHSFEGFTGDIDSAINEYASANYDYAYYSHNTYGTSGNDHIVGYNYYSDTLASGDGDDWIQGQSGSDIIDAGDGDDLLQGGSGNDTLYGGDGNDILVGGNDEGYYCVSDNDKLYGGDGNDVLIGGSGHDILTGGDGSDLFVLGSGSENSDTIVDFDSEEDAIDISDLLDVGSSDDIQSYIEAHITISTDSEGAYTLEVTDSSGCSSTSYDAATFGQDSNIGSGDIISVIFNNQEYKVTVD, translated from the coding sequence ATGGATAAAAGTTCTTTATTATCAATCGCAAATTTAGCAATAAATCAAATGATTGTGATTGACAAAAATGGCGATTTAAAAATAGCAACTATTGGCGAAAAATTGCCTGAAGGAACGGTAATCATCCAAAGAGGCGATGAGATGATTTCTAATGACGAATTTGTCACTAAAATCATCGGTCCAAATAATGAGCCTCAAAATGTGAGTGACGATGTTGCACAGTTACTTTCTGCTTTAGAAGAAGGACAGGATCCGACACAGCTTGGTGATGAACTAGCTCCTGCAGCTGGAGGCAGTCAAGGCTCCTCACTTACAGATTCTGCAAGTGTTGAACGGTCAGCTTCAGAAACTATTGCTACAACAAGTTTTAGCACTACAGGATTTGAATCTTTGGGCTTTTCTCAAACCCAAAGTCTAGCGTTGATTAGTCTTACCAGTACCAGCTCAAACTCTGCAGAAATCGTCACTCAAAATAGTGCACCAAATGCTGAAAATGACACCATAACTGTAAATGAAGATACATCAATAACAATTGACGTATTGAATAACGATATTGACGAGGATGGTGATGCATTAACTATTGTGTCTGCAACCGTTTCTGAAGACGAAGGTACCATCGAAATTGTCGATGGCAAGTTAGTCTTTACTCCAGCTGAAAATTTCAATGGTGAAGTTAGTATTGAATACACAATTACTGACAATCAAGGTGGTACTGATACAGCGCAAGTAACTGTCACGGTTAATGCGGTCAATGACGCGCCGACCACCACCTCTGTCGACTTGGGCAGTGTGGAAGAAGACGGCTCGGTGCTCATCACCACCGCGCAGCTGCTGGCTAACGCGTCCGATATTGAAAGCGATACTCTCTTTATCAGCGGGTTGACCGCGAGCCGCGGCAGTCTGGTGGACAACGGCGACGGCACCTGGACCTATACGCCAGAGGCTGACGACGACAGCGCGGTGAGCTTTAGCTACACCATCACGGACAATGGCACCACCGACGGCGAGAGCGATCCGCAATCGGTGAGTGGCAGCGCCACGTTAGACATTACGCCGGTCAATGACGCGCCGACCACCTCGGCCGTGAACTTGGGCAGCGTGGAAGAAGACGGCTCGGTGCTCATCACTACCGCGCAGCTGCTGGCTAACGCGTCCGATATTGAAAGCGATACTCTCTTTATCAGCGGGTTGACCGCGAGCCGCGGCAGTCTGGTGGACAACGGCGACGGCACCTGGACCTATACGCCGGTGGCTGACGACGACAGCGCGGTGAGCTTTAGCTACACCATCACGGATAATGGCACCACCGACGGCGAGAGCGATCCGCAATCGGTGAGTGGCAGCGCCACGTTAGACATTACGCCGGTCAATGACGCGCCGACCACCACCTCTGTCGACTTAGGCAGTGTGGAAGAAGACGGCTCGGTGCTCATCACCACCGCGCAGCTGCTGGCTAACGCGTCCGATATTGAAAGCGATACTCTCTCCATCAGCGGGTTGACCGCGAGCAGCGGCAGTCTGGTGGACAACGGCGACGGCACCTGGACTTATACGCCGGTGGCTGACGACGACAGCGCGGTGAGCTTTAGCTACACCATCACGGATAATGGCACCACCGACGGCGAGAGCGATCCGCAATCGGTGAGTGGCAGCGCCACGTTAGACATTACGCCGGTCAATGACGCGCCGACCACCACCTCTGTCGACTTAGGCAGTGTGGAAGAAGACGGCTCGGTGCTCATCACCACCGCGCAGCTGCTGGCTAACGCGTCCGATATTGAAAGCGATACTCTCTCCATCAGCGGGTTGACCGCGAGCAGCGGCAGTCTGGTGGACAACGGCGACGGCACCTGGACTTATACGCCGGCAGCTAACGATGACAACGTGAGCTTTAGTTACACCATTACTGATAATGGTGAGACTAACGGTGTTGCTGATCCAAAATCTGTACAAGGAAGTGCAGTTTTAGAGGTAAACAATATTCCAACAATTGATTTGAACTTTGATACATCTGAAGATGCGACTCACTCAGTTTCCGTAAGTGCCGAAACGAGTGGTACAGATGTTATTGGTTATTATATTGTTAATGATGACGGCACAATAAGCCAAAAAGGAGCTATTGTGTCTACTAATAACTGGAATTCTGCTTCTTATGAAGATGGGATTGCAGCATTACTGGCATCTGGCGGAACTGTATATCTCTTTGCTGTTACCTTAACATCGAGCTCTGTCATTGCTGCCGTAAGCAATGGTGATTTTGACGTAAATAGTGATGGTACTGTTACTGTATCAAGCTCTAGCTCATCATCATCTACAGTAACCTCTACAGCTCTAGATGACCTGTTGGATGTTGCTAACCTCGGTCTTGTAGTGAGTAATAATACTCTGACTTCAACTAATGATGATGTTGAAGTTACTTATGATAGCCGTACCAATACTTATACAGTTAGCATCGATGGGGTGTCTTACGAGGGTGTGACTGTTAGTTCTGGCGGAAGCATTGTGTTGGATGATTTCAGAGTAGTGATCAATGATGATGGTGATATCAATATTGGTATTGAAGATTGGACGGACAATGATTACAACGATTTAGCTATTACTTTCTCAGGCTATGATGTTGGTGTTGATGCAGATGTTAGCGGTACGGTAGGTGTCCCTGTATCGATTGTGAGTGAAAACATAGCCATTGGTGATGATGAAAACGCGATTAGCTCGGTGACATTAACGGTTTCAACCGTGGATGGCGAACTGTTTATAGGTGGCAGTGCTATTGATAGCGAAACATCAACAGTTATTGTGAGTGGTCAAGAATATGTTGTTAGTATTTCTAACGGTACTTACACATTTACCTCTATTGACGATAGCGGTAATGAAGTATCCGCAACTACCGAACAGTATGAAGAACTGTTGCAATCTATTACTTATAGCAGCGAGATCGAAGGCTACGGCACTATTACTATCACAGTAACTGATGATGCAGGGCAGACTGCTACTGCGACATCCACAATTTATGTCGAATCTGACGGTTCTAGCGATTCTATTCATATTCAGGATGACACGTTGAGCTACTCTCAGAGTTACGGTGGTAATGGTGAAACCGTTCAATACAACAATGGTGGCAATCATACCGTGGAGATTGAGCTTGATTCTTCTGTATCGACTATTACAGTCTCTTTAGCTGATAAAGATAGTGGGAAAAATGGTAACGAGTACGGTCAATGGACGGTTTACGGTGAAAACGAAGACGGTACAATCAACTACGATTCGGTTATCGCATACGGTACATTTAGCGTTGACGATGATGGTGGTATTTCCGACGCAGTCGTGACGTACCCACAAGATGGGTCGTTTACAGTAGAGGTGGATGGTAGTTCAATTACTATTAGTAGTGGTTCGACGGTAATTGAAAATGTGGTTTTTTCAGCGGTGAGTCCAGGTAGCCATTACTATGTAACAGGCTATAGTACGAGTTACGCTATTACTAATAATACGATTACTATCGCTGCTGCTACGTTGCTGGCCAATGACACCACTACTAGTGGTGCTACATTGTCCCTACTAGCAAGTTCGTTAACCAGCGATGATTCAAATGTGAGTGATATCGCTTATGATGAAACCACAGGCAGCATTATCATTACGTTAGTTGATGGTGTGAGTTCTTCTGATGATTCTGTTGATATTTCCTTCAGTTACAAAGCTACTGATGGCACCTTGATATCAGATGCCGCCACTGTAACTCTATCAGCAACATCCAACGGCTCTGATACCTCTCATAGTTTTGAAGGTTTTACGGGGGACATTGATAGTGCTATCAATGAGTATGCATCTGCCAATTATGACTATGCATATTATTCGCACAATACATACGGTACATCAGGAAATGACCATATCGTAGGTTACAACTATTATAGTGACACTTTAGCTAGTGGTGATGGTGACGATTGGATACAAGGGCAAAGTGGCAGTGATATTATCGATGCCGGTGATGGTGATGACTTGCTACAAGGTGGTAGTGGCAATGACACCCTGTACGGCGGTGACGGTAACGATATTCTTGTTGGTGGCAACGATGAGGGATATTACTGTGTATCCGACAACGATAAACTTTATGGTGGTGACGGGAATGACGTCCTGATAGGTGGAAGTGGTCATGACATCTTAACAGGTGGTGATGGAAGCGACTTGTTCGTGCTTGGCTCAGGTTCTGAAAATTCAGACACAATAGTGGATTTTGATTCAGAAGAAGATGCAATTGATATTTCAGATTTACTTGATGTCGGAAGCAGTGATGATATTCAGAGTTATATAGAAGCACATATAACTATTTCTACTGATAGTGAAGGGGCTTATACGTTGGAGGTAACCGATTCATCTGGATGCAGTTCAACCTCGTATGATGCAGCGACGTTTGGTCAAGATTCGAATATAGGGTCTGGAGACATTATCTCGGTCATATTTAACAACCAAGAGTATAAAGTGACTGTTGATTAG
- a CDS encoding M48 metallopeptidase family protein yields the protein MNSVLRYIQGYPAHIVESVQKLVDSDKLIAWFEQRYPDRHSIQSEKALFEYTMAIKNQYMKKTAPLSKVVYDSKIHLINNALGLHTYVSKVHGNKIKSKNEIRIASMFKNAPEPLLRMLVIHELAHLREKDHNKSFYQLCCHMEPNYHQYELDARIYMMVLELSRGNNG from the coding sequence ATGAATTCAGTACTCAGATACATTCAAGGTTATCCTGCTCATATTGTCGAGTCGGTGCAGAAACTGGTTGATTCCGATAAGCTCATTGCTTGGTTCGAGCAGCGTTACCCTGACCGTCATTCTATTCAAAGTGAAAAGGCACTGTTTGAATATACGATGGCGATTAAGAATCAGTATATGAAGAAGACCGCACCTCTAAGCAAAGTGGTTTATGACAGTAAAATACACCTAATAAACAACGCGCTTGGACTTCATACCTACGTATCGAAAGTACATGGCAATAAAATCAAGTCAAAGAACGAGATTCGCATAGCTAGTATGTTTAAGAATGCGCCAGAGCCACTTTTACGTATGCTGGTGATTCACGAACTGGCGCATCTGCGTGAAAAAGATCACAACAAGTCTTTTTACCAGCTTTGCTGTCATATGGAACCCAATTATCACCAATATGAGTTGGATGCACGTATTTACATGATGGTTTTAGAATTAAGCCGAGGTAACAACGGATGA
- a CDS encoding MFS transporter → MIELQSPQYKKVTFALAFGSFLVFCNLYLFQPMLPYMAKHFAVSETQINWLFAASTFALSVCLVPWAITSEAIGRRKVMLLGLFAMPFISLVMLISGEFWVMVAARALLGIALAAFASVAVAYMVEELSPQAFSKAIGGYIAANSLGGISGRIFGGLLTDALGWKEALIIAAIFTLFGAILVLVLLPVQKNFKPQKGLFFHHNRALIKHLSNKTLWFAMLIGGANFALFVNLYSVMGFRLVSQPYNLPIGLASLIFVCYLAGTLSSKLTSNWSKRFAPISGMVLGGVSSLSGMLVAIVDSIPFMLIGLMLISFGAFFTHTLAYAWVSQKATEAKATATALYLSHYYIGGSLGGFYLLYFWQHGGWTMVAAAGLAIYALMFGLCWKLSRTSRLPVANQTAMLNSTH, encoded by the coding sequence ATGATCGAATTACAAAGTCCGCAATACAAGAAAGTCACTTTTGCTCTCGCATTTGGTTCATTCCTCGTATTCTGCAACCTCTATCTTTTCCAACCAATGTTGCCCTACATGGCGAAGCACTTTGCTGTTTCTGAAACACAAATTAACTGGTTATTTGCCGCATCTACTTTTGCACTGTCTGTATGCTTGGTGCCTTGGGCGATTACTTCAGAAGCGATTGGTCGCAGAAAGGTTATGTTGCTTGGCTTATTCGCCATGCCTTTCATAAGCCTAGTGATGCTAATCAGTGGCGAATTTTGGGTTATGGTCGCGGCAAGAGCGCTACTTGGCATTGCATTAGCAGCATTCGCTTCGGTCGCAGTTGCCTACATGGTTGAAGAACTATCACCACAAGCATTTAGTAAAGCGATTGGTGGCTATATTGCAGCAAACTCTTTAGGTGGGATCAGCGGACGTATTTTCGGTGGTTTACTTACTGACGCGTTAGGTTGGAAAGAGGCACTCATCATTGCGGCTATCTTTACTCTATTTGGAGCCATCTTAGTTCTTGTCTTGCTGCCCGTTCAGAAGAATTTCAAACCTCAAAAAGGTCTTTTCTTCCATCACAATCGCGCCCTGATTAAACACCTATCAAACAAAACACTCTGGTTTGCCATGCTCATAGGTGGTGCTAACTTTGCACTTTTTGTAAACCTGTATTCGGTTATGGGATTCAGACTCGTCAGCCAACCATACAACTTACCCATCGGTTTAGCTTCTCTGATCTTCGTTTGTTACCTTGCAGGAACGCTAAGTTCAAAGTTGACTTCCAATTGGAGTAAACGCTTTGCTCCAATTTCGGGAATGGTGTTGGGTGGTGTGAGCAGCCTTAGTGGTATGTTGGTTGCCATTGTCGACTCCATACCCTTTATGCTTATTGGTTTAATGCTGATTAGCTTCGGCGCTTTTTTTACTCATACTCTAGCCTATGCTTGGGTAAGCCAGAAAGCTACAGAAGCCAAGGCAACAGCAACAGCTTTGTATCTTTCTCATTACTATATTGGCGGTAGTTTAGGTGGCTTCTACTTACTCTATTTTTGGCAGCATGGCGGTTGGACAATGGTTGCGGCGGCAGGTTTGGCTATATATGCCTTAATGTTTGGTTTGTGTTGGAAGCTAAGCCGGACTTCACGCTTACCTGTAGCGAATCAAACCGCAATGCTCAATTCAACGCACTAA
- a CDS encoding LysR family transcriptional regulator, translated as METRHLKYFVAVAEQQSFTHAANALHIAQPALSIAIKKFEQQLGVTLFKRDERKVSLTHEGEVLLEHALRILRQLEDAQLAVDELKGLVKGEVRLGTPSMMGSYFFPEIIMAFKSYFPNLKMTMVEAGTQSIRKMLLSGELDIGVILNHDLPPDLEVDPLLSSQMVAVVGKDHEFADKKKIEFEEFFEHELVMFKPGYFHRDFIDNTCKEHKLTANISFETNLLPMILSIVKHEYAITALLELVTDHEPEVRAIPFNPPVYLDLALAWRKEGYLSNADRTFIEFVKKYV; from the coding sequence ATGGAAACTCGCCACCTCAAATATTTTGTCGCTGTTGCTGAGCAGCAAAGCTTTACTCATGCAGCGAATGCTTTGCATATTGCTCAGCCTGCATTGAGTATTGCCATCAAAAAATTTGAGCAACAGCTAGGGGTAACCCTGTTTAAACGTGATGAAAGGAAAGTTAGCCTGACCCATGAAGGCGAAGTATTGCTTGAACACGCTTTGCGGATATTACGACAGCTCGAAGACGCGCAATTGGCTGTGGATGAGTTGAAAGGTCTGGTGAAGGGGGAAGTTCGGCTTGGCACGCCCAGCATGATGGGGTCGTATTTCTTTCCAGAGATCATCATGGCATTCAAAAGCTATTTTCCTAACCTCAAGATGACCATGGTGGAGGCGGGTACGCAATCAATACGTAAAATGCTGCTTTCAGGCGAACTTGATATAGGCGTTATTCTCAATCATGACTTACCGCCGGACTTGGAAGTAGACCCGCTATTATCGTCGCAAATGGTTGCCGTAGTGGGTAAGGATCATGAGTTTGCTGATAAGAAAAAAATCGAGTTTGAAGAGTTTTTTGAACATGAGTTGGTGATGTTCAAACCGGGGTATTTTCACCGCGACTTCATCGACAACACATGTAAAGAACACAAATTAACAGCCAATATTTCGTTTGAAACCAACCTGCTGCCAATGATTCTGAGTATTGTGAAGCACGAGTACGCCATTACTGCGTTGCTTGAGCTGGTTACTGACCACGAACCAGAAGTTCGGGCAATACCCTTTAATCCACCGGTTTATCTTGATTTGGCACTAGCTTGGCGAAAAGAAGGTTACTTGTCTAATGCGGACAGAACCTTTATTGAGTTCGTGAAAAAGTACGTCTAG
- the pilW gene encoding type IV pilus biogenesis/stability protein PilW — protein MKSVLIILLSFYLLGCITYEQENSPKLNSDPIEKAESRITLGLGYLKIGNMVKAKENLEKALQYTPEHYRAMLAIAHYYDMVGETEKAQVSYDNALNKHSDNGQVLNNYGAFLCKKGEFRQADQYFNQAIAQPNYYLIAESYENAGLCAIKYGDLHRARQYFSRAVGHDPQRFHSILQLSKLEIDSGELSKARERLMQFHLSYGYKKASLLLLASLERRTGNSELEQKYLLLLKQQ, from the coding sequence ATGAAATCTGTACTCATCATATTGTTATCGTTTTATTTGTTAGGCTGCATAACATATGAACAAGAAAATAGCCCTAAGCTTAATAGTGACCCTATCGAGAAAGCCGAATCTAGGATCACTTTAGGCTTAGGCTATTTAAAAATTGGTAATATGGTTAAAGCAAAGGAAAATCTTGAAAAAGCTTTACAGTACACGCCTGAACACTATAGAGCCATGCTAGCTATCGCTCATTATTACGATATGGTTGGAGAAACAGAGAAAGCTCAAGTTTCTTATGACAACGCGCTAAATAAGCATAGTGATAACGGTCAAGTGCTTAATAACTATGGTGCGTTTCTTTGTAAAAAAGGGGAATTCCGCCAAGCGGATCAATACTTTAATCAGGCCATAGCACAACCCAATTATTATTTGATTGCAGAAAGCTATGAAAATGCGGGACTATGCGCCATCAAGTATGGTGATTTACATAGAGCTAGGCAGTATTTCAGCCGAGCAGTGGGCCATGATCCACAGCGTTTTCACTCAATCTTACAACTATCGAAACTTGAGATAGATTCAGGAGAATTATCTAAAGCTAGAGAGAGACTAATGCAGTTCCATCTGAGCTATGGGTATAAGAAAGCCTCTTTGCTGTTGCTAGCCAGTTTGGAGAGACGAACAGGCAATTCTGAGTTAGAGCAGAAATATTTATTACTGTTGAAACAGCAATAA
- a CDS encoding DUF1415 domain-containing protein produces the protein MSSTTDIQNITQQVNQWLNDVVIGLNLCPFAAKPQRNKQIKIYVSEAASEENLLQDILDQLLELDTKEPSELETTLVVVPNMLTDFIEYNFFIDWVEALIKQQDWEGVFQVATFHPDYYFAGTDPEDAENLTNRSPYPIFHLIREESMEKVLKHYPNPEDIPDINIERVSSLSTEERKKLFPYLF, from the coding sequence ATGAGCTCAACAACTGATATTCAAAACATTACTCAACAAGTTAACCAATGGCTCAATGACGTAGTGATTGGTTTAAATCTTTGCCCTTTTGCCGCAAAGCCACAACGTAATAAACAGATAAAAATTTACGTCAGTGAAGCGGCTAGCGAAGAAAACCTACTGCAAGACATCCTAGACCAGTTATTGGAGTTAGATACAAAAGAACCTAGCGAGTTAGAAACCACACTCGTTGTGGTTCCTAATATGCTAACTGACTTTATTGAGTACAATTTTTTCATCGATTGGGTCGAAGCATTAATAAAGCAGCAAGATTGGGAAGGTGTTTTTCAGGTGGCGACGTTCCACCCAGACTATTACTTTGCTGGAACTGATCCCGAAGACGCAGAAAACTTAACCAACCGTTCTCCATACCCAATCTTCCACCTTATTCGTGAAGAGAGCATGGAAAAGGTTCTCAAGCACTATCCAAATCCTGAAGATATCCCGGATATCAATATCGAACGAGTAAGTAGCCTTAGCACCGAAGAAAGGAAGAAGCTGTTTCCTTATTTGTTCTGA
- the metA gene encoding homoserine O-acetyltransferase MetA, translating to MPIRIPDQLPASDVLRKENIFVMPESRASTQEIRPLKILILNLMPKKIETETQFLRLLSNSPLQLDIELLRIDDRPSKNTPEEHLNAFYRQFDKIKDRNFDGLIITGAPLGLVQFEDVAYWDHLQTIMTWAKHHVTSTLYVCWAAQAGLKLLYNLPKRTRKEKLSGVYHHDIHQPFHPILRGFDDTFLAPHSRYADFDADYLGEHTDLDILATSDVAGVYLASTKDKRNVFVTGHPEYDANTLHNEYVRDLGEGMEPMIPVNYYPNDNPDNLPRASWRSHGHLLFSNWLNYCVYQQTPFDLEHFSEDKFTKDD from the coding sequence GTGCCAATTAGGATCCCCGATCAACTACCTGCAAGTGATGTATTGCGCAAAGAGAACATCTTCGTGATGCCCGAGTCCCGAGCCTCAACGCAGGAAATCCGCCCATTAAAAATATTGATCTTGAATCTGATGCCGAAAAAAATTGAGACTGAAACTCAATTTTTACGTCTGCTCTCCAATTCGCCCCTTCAATTGGATATTGAGCTGTTACGCATCGATGATCGTCCAAGTAAAAATACACCTGAAGAACACCTTAATGCCTTCTACCGCCAATTCGATAAAATTAAAGATCGTAACTTCGATGGTCTTATTATCACGGGTGCGCCTTTAGGGTTAGTTCAATTTGAAGATGTAGCCTATTGGGATCATCTACAAACCATCATGACTTGGGCAAAACATCATGTTACATCAACACTTTATGTCTGTTGGGCTGCACAAGCGGGTTTGAAGTTGTTGTATAACCTGCCGAAAAGAACACGCAAAGAAAAGCTATCGGGCGTATACCACCACGATATCCATCAACCATTCCACCCTATTCTACGTGGGTTCGATGATACGTTTTTGGCTCCTCACTCTCGTTATGCAGATTTTGATGCCGATTATTTGGGTGAGCATACCGACCTAGATATCCTTGCGACCTCTGACGTAGCTGGTGTGTATTTAGCATCAACCAAAGACAAACGTAATGTGTTTGTCACTGGTCATCCTGAATACGACGCTAATACTCTACACAATGAGTACGTACGCGATTTAGGGGAAGGAATGGAACCTATGATTCCTGTCAATTACTACCCAAATGATAATCCGGATAATCTGCCAAGAGCTAGCTGGCGTAGTCACGGACATCTTTTGTTTTCCAACTGGCTCAACTACTGCGTTTACCAACAAACTCCGTTTGATTTAGAACACTTCAGTGAAGACAAATTCACTAAAGATGATTAG
- the rlmF gene encoding 23S rRNA (adenine(1618)-N(6))-methyltransferase RlmF, whose translation MNNKPSTGKARSSVPNNKPSTAKLGRKKGGSSNQPSKPKAKVQSQLSVQKTSSTKPKPAVNSAQATKGKEGLHNRNRHKGNYDFMALCKVLPELKPHLIKNPKGDWSIAFSDPIAVKLLNKALLALHYGVTFWDVPKGYLCPPIPGRADYIHRVADLLQSENKLLKQSRVRALDIGVGANCIYPIIGVTEYGWNYVGSDVDPVSVKQANNIAQYNDNLRGRIECRFQGDSKSIFAGIIQPNEKYDVTTCNPPFHSSLAEAEQGTLRKLKNLQANKKKKGLGSQPMNSKQGENATLNFGGQKAELWCPGGEAEFIKNMAFESQQFAEQVLWFTTLISKSENVRWMKKQLQKVGVESIKVVEMQQGQKISRFIAWTFQNVDQRKLWLQSKC comes from the coding sequence ATGAACAATAAACCAAGCACGGGTAAAGCTCGCAGCAGTGTGCCAAACAACAAACCGTCAACTGCAAAACTCGGTCGTAAGAAAGGGGGCTCTTCAAATCAGCCGTCTAAGCCCAAAGCAAAGGTTCAATCACAATTGAGTGTGCAGAAAACATCATCGACTAAGCCAAAGCCTGCGGTAAATTCAGCTCAGGCAACAAAAGGCAAAGAGGGATTGCACAATAGGAATCGCCATAAAGGTAACTACGATTTTATGGCGCTGTGTAAAGTGCTACCTGAGTTAAAACCGCATCTGATTAAGAATCCTAAAGGTGATTGGAGTATTGCTTTCTCTGATCCAATCGCAGTGAAACTATTGAATAAGGCTCTGTTAGCTCTTCATTACGGTGTCACGTTCTGGGATGTTCCAAAAGGTTACTTGTGTCCACCCATCCCGGGGCGAGCAGACTACATTCACCGTGTTGCGGATCTTCTGCAATCAGAGAACAAATTACTCAAACAAAGCCGAGTTCGCGCTTTAGATATTGGTGTAGGCGCTAACTGTATTTATCCAATTATTGGCGTGACTGAGTATGGATGGAACTATGTCGGCAGTGATGTTGATCCTGTATCGGTAAAACAAGCGAACAACATTGCCCAATACAACGACAATTTGCGCGGGCGTATCGAGTGTCGTTTTCAGGGAGATAGCAAATCGATATTTGCAGGCATTATCCAGCCTAATGAAAAATACGATGTGACTACGTGTAATCCACCTTTTCACTCTTCATTAGCAGAAGCGGAGCAGGGAACGCTGCGCAAGTTAAAAAATCTTCAAGCCAATAAGAAGAAAAAGGGTTTAGGTAGCCAGCCGATGAACTCAAAGCAAGGTGAAAATGCGACGCTTAATTTCGGTGGGCAAAAGGCGGAACTCTGGTGTCCAGGTGGTGAAGCTGAATTTATTAAAAACATGGCGTTTGAAAGTCAACAATTTGCGGAGCAGGTTCTTTGGTTCACTACTTTGATATCGAAAAGTGAAAACGTACGCTGGATGAAAAAACAACTTCAGAAAGTGGGTGTGGAGTCGATAAAAGTAGTAGAGATGCAGCAAGGACAGAAGATAAGTCGTTTTATTGCATGGACTTTTCAAAATGTTGATCAGCGCAAGCTGTGGTTACAAAGTAAGTGCTAA
- a CDS encoding glutaredoxin family protein translates to MKRVVLYVKDKCPHCKDAQRYLDSKGIKYRLCNAKMERGRKELDAMGARSVPVLKIGDRVMIGWNPNNFDRIYGNG, encoded by the coding sequence ATGAAACGAGTTGTTTTATACGTCAAAGACAAATGTCCACATTGCAAAGACGCACAGCGATACCTTGATTCTAAAGGCATAAAGTACCGCTTGTGTAATGCGAAAATGGAACGTGGTCGTAAAGAACTCGACGCAATGGGCGCTCGCAGCGTTCCTGTATTGAAAATTGGTGATCGCGTAATGATTGGCTGGAATCCAAATAACTTCGACCGCATTTACGGAAATGGCTAA